The uncultured Fibrobacter sp. DNA segment ATAACGCCAAATACAGCCAGCTTTTGCCAACCACGTCCCACTTTCAAATCGAGCACAGGGCCATAGCCTATATATTCCATTCTATCCCGTAGAGCATAATCGCCGCTAGGCCCCGTATCTTTGCAATCCATACCATCAAAGCATTCATTCACATGGTCCTCTGCCTGCTGCAACCTACGAGGACGTTCCTGTTCTACATAGTCAGCCTTGGCGATACCCAAGGAACCTTCCAAATAAAGCCCCTTGGCCGACACGCCAGCGGCAAACACAGATAGCGCTAAAAAGCTGCTCTTAAGAATATTTCTCATAAGAAGTTCCTAATAATACGGATAAAATAAATCTAAAAACTATCTGCACAGCCGTAAGGGGCCTTCGCCGATGACCCCACCTCCTGGCTATTGCAAAACGAGGTGAAATTATGTAATTTCAGTTCGAGGTATCTTATGACAGTAGACATGAGTGACTTTGACAAAGCCGTGGAACGGTATGAAGCAATAACCGAAATCGCGAAGAAAATGCGCGACGCGAACAAGCCGATTGAAGAAATCATCGAGTTCACGGGCCTTTCAGAAAAGACAATTCGCGAACTTTAATTTATATATTCACCGCCCTGTCCCAAAGACAGGGCTTCCTGTTCGATGACGGAGATTGCCGCGCATCTACGATGCTCGCAATGACTATATGGGGCATCGTAATTCAGATTCTGCGCCATCCACACCTGATTCCCGATGGTGGTATACCTATAAACTTGCCCATCGCGCTCATCGGTGAATGTGCCACGATTGGGCATGCCGTAGGAGTTCGTGCCTGTTTCCGGGCACACCTTCGCAGCATCCCAACCATCGTCATCATCGTCGGGGTCCGTCGTACACGACACTACAAAAGCCAGCATCGGCACAATCAAGAAACAAGCCTGTCTTTTCATGAACCAATTCCCCCTATTTCAAAGCCACCGGATATTCCCATCGAATTTTAGAACTAAGTTGTTCTACACAAACGAAACATAGTAAAAAAAAACACCCCGCTCCATTCCGGAACGGGATGTTATTTAAAGCGTTTAGGATTCATTCGCCAAAAGCAATTGCACAATTAATTCCATGCCAAATTAATCTTTTAAGCATCTGAGAGAAATCGTACCCGCATCAAGTCCAATTTGCATTTGTTCTTGAAAACCAACCTCATTCACAAATAACGGACTATCAGTCGTACAAGTCCAAAAATTGGCCGTTACAAAAGACTCCTCTATTTTCGTTTTAACATAACCTGCGTATAAAGCGGAAAAACCGCATGTGTCATTTCCTATTCTATTTAATCCTTTAAACAAATAGGCTTCGCTACTTAACACTCTAGATATGTCATTTTCAACGTTGTCAATCAAAACTTGCCATTCAGCTTTTGATGGGACATGCCAACCTTTAGGGCAAACAGAATCCACTACATCACGATTCAAAAGTTCATGACCTGTTTTCTGGTCTCTATCTTTGAGCGAATAATACCGCCCGAATTTTTCACAATACTCTTTGGCAATGCAGTCATTGTCGGTGCAAGACGACTGCATTCTTTCGGCT contains these protein-coding regions:
- a CDS encoding FISUMP domain-containing protein, which translates into the protein MKKKLFLFALLFSSLLTACLSDEDEGEKWDAAKVCPEEGTNAYGMPNRGTFTDERDGEVYRYTTIGDQVWMAENLRFALPYPYSFCYGIEACYWHKRWESDEVGETSCFKDTASLAEIAERMQSSCTDNDCIAKEYCEKFGRYYSLKDRDQKTGHELLNRDVVDSVCPKGWHVPSKAEWQVLIDNVENDISRVLSSEAYLFKGLNRIGNDTCGFSALYAGYVKTKIEESFVTANFWTCTTDSPLFVNEVGFQEQMQIGLDAGTISLRCLKD
- a CDS encoding FISUMP domain-containing protein, producing MKRQACFLIVPMLAFVVSCTTDPDDDDDGWDAAKVCPETGTNSYGMPNRGTFTDERDGQVYRYTTIGNQVWMAQNLNYDAPYSHCEHRRCAAISVIEQEALSLGQGGEYIN